A window of Citrus sinensis cultivar Valencia sweet orange chromosome 7, DVS_A1.0, whole genome shotgun sequence contains these coding sequences:
- the LOC102622941 gene encoding AP2-like ethylene-responsive transcription factor At1g16060 isoform X2, which produces MAKTSRQSQKNTTTNPNNNNTVTTKTKRTRKSVPRDSPPQRSSIYRGVTRHRWTGRYEAHLWDKNCWNESQNKKGRQGAYDNEEAAARAYDLAALKYWGHDTILNFPLSNYEEELVEMEGQSKEEYIGSLRRKSSGFSRGVSKYRGVARHHHNGRWEARIGRVFGNKYLYLGTYATQEEAAQAYDRAAIEYRGLNAVTNFDLSKYIKWLRPNNNQNNPKPSNPQQNPNSDDTSPIPKLNQETSSGSDTSAPPPRSGATAGGSGSASSALGLLLQSSKYKEMVEKTSTDCLSTSSEPGSSHRIFPDDIQTMFFDCQDSSSYTEGDDVLLGDLNPYIFPTFYSELDN; this is translated from the exons ATGGCGAAAACCTCAAGGCAAAGCCAAAAGAACACTACTACAAACcctaataacaataatacaGTCACGACCAAGACTAAGAGAACAAGAAAAAGCGTGCCCCGTGACTCGCCGCCGCAACGTAGCTCGATCTACCGAGGCGTTACCAG GCATCGATGGACGGGACGATATGAAGCTCATTTGTGGGATAAAAATTGCTGGAATGAGTCTCAAAACAAGAAAGGGAGACAAG GTGCTTATGATAATGAAGAAGCTGCAGCACGTGCCTATGATTTGGCAGCATTGAAATATTGGGGACATGATACTATTCTTAATTTCCCa CTTTCGAATTATGAAGAAGAGCTCGTAGAAATGGAGGGTCAGTCAAAAGAGGAATATATTGGTTCTTTAAGGAG AAAAAGTAGTGGATTTTCTCGAGGGGTCTCCAAATATAGAGGCGTAGCAAG ACACCATCACAATGGCAGATGGGAAGCTCGAATTGGCAGAGTTTTTGGCAACAAATATCTCTATCTTGGAACTTATg cTACTCAAGAAGAAGCAGCTCAAGCCTATGACAGGGCAGCAATAGAGTATCGTGGACTTAATGCTGTCACCAACTTTGATCTTAGCAAATACATTAAGTGGTTACGcccaaataataatcaaaataaccCTAAACCTAGCAACCCTCAACAAAACCCTAATAGTGATGACACAAGTCCAATTCCAAAACTAAATCAGGAAACCTCAAGCGGTAGTGACACGTCAGCACCTCCACCACGGTCTGGTGCTACCGCAGGAGGTAGCGGCTCGGCGTCATCGGCATTAGGGCTTTTGCTACAATCGTCAAAATATAAGGAAATGGTGGAGAAAACTTCAACAGATTGTTTATCTACGTCATCAGAACCTGGTTCTTCACACCGGATTTTTCCTGATGATATTCAGACGATGTTTTTCGATTGTCAGGACTCTAGCAGCTACACGGAGGGTGATGACGTTCTATTGGGTGACCTAAATCCATATATTTTCCCAACTTTTTATAGTGAACTTGATAATTAG
- the LOC102622941 gene encoding AP2-like ethylene-responsive transcription factor At1g16060 isoform X1 — MAKTSRQSQKNTTTNPNNNNTVTTKTKRTRKSVPRDSPPQRSSIYRGVTRHRWTGRYEAHLWDKNCWNESQNKKGRQVYLGAYDNEEAAARAYDLAALKYWGHDTILNFPLSNYEEELVEMEGQSKEEYIGSLRRKSSGFSRGVSKYRGVARHHHNGRWEARIGRVFGNKYLYLGTYATQEEAAQAYDRAAIEYRGLNAVTNFDLSKYIKWLRPNNNQNNPKPSNPQQNPNSDDTSPIPKLNQETSSGSDTSAPPPRSGATAGGSGSASSALGLLLQSSKYKEMVEKTSTDCLSTSSEPGSSHRIFPDDIQTMFFDCQDSSSYTEGDDVLLGDLNPYIFPTFYSELDN, encoded by the exons ATGGCGAAAACCTCAAGGCAAAGCCAAAAGAACACTACTACAAACcctaataacaataatacaGTCACGACCAAGACTAAGAGAACAAGAAAAAGCGTGCCCCGTGACTCGCCGCCGCAACGTAGCTCGATCTACCGAGGCGTTACCAG GCATCGATGGACGGGACGATATGAAGCTCATTTGTGGGATAAAAATTGCTGGAATGAGTCTCAAAACAAGAAAGGGAGACAAG TATATTTAG GTGCTTATGATAATGAAGAAGCTGCAGCACGTGCCTATGATTTGGCAGCATTGAAATATTGGGGACATGATACTATTCTTAATTTCCCa CTTTCGAATTATGAAGAAGAGCTCGTAGAAATGGAGGGTCAGTCAAAAGAGGAATATATTGGTTCTTTAAGGAG AAAAAGTAGTGGATTTTCTCGAGGGGTCTCCAAATATAGAGGCGTAGCAAG ACACCATCACAATGGCAGATGGGAAGCTCGAATTGGCAGAGTTTTTGGCAACAAATATCTCTATCTTGGAACTTATg cTACTCAAGAAGAAGCAGCTCAAGCCTATGACAGGGCAGCAATAGAGTATCGTGGACTTAATGCTGTCACCAACTTTGATCTTAGCAAATACATTAAGTGGTTACGcccaaataataatcaaaataaccCTAAACCTAGCAACCCTCAACAAAACCCTAATAGTGATGACACAAGTCCAATTCCAAAACTAAATCAGGAAACCTCAAGCGGTAGTGACACGTCAGCACCTCCACCACGGTCTGGTGCTACCGCAGGAGGTAGCGGCTCGGCGTCATCGGCATTAGGGCTTTTGCTACAATCGTCAAAATATAAGGAAATGGTGGAGAAAACTTCAACAGATTGTTTATCTACGTCATCAGAACCTGGTTCTTCACACCGGATTTTTCCTGATGATATTCAGACGATGTTTTTCGATTGTCAGGACTCTAGCAGCTACACGGAGGGTGATGACGTTCTATTGGGTGACCTAAATCCATATATTTTCCCAACTTTTTATAGTGAACTTGATAATTAG